One window of the Etheostoma spectabile isolate EspeVRDwgs_2016 unplaced genomic scaffold, UIUC_Espe_1.0 scaffold273, whole genome shotgun sequence genome contains the following:
- the zgc:66433 gene encoding cancer-related regulator of actin dynamics isoform X2 — MAGMYGCFKNRNSDSPAMASGAPDVTANQESAEVVEECSGKKKSKFQAFKKFFARKKRKEPPAAGADAGLKASQSSDNVSKASENNTLTRSEKDKGSGSKVSLGSKALSHDSVFVSDLSEANEALGASQDSIHGKVKSLQLQLKQAIRLGSPPSLMCVKKTDDAGTVSEDDGLPCSPPEYTTLHAVMAQRNSSISLEGTGCDDDQLSCAASSRGVSPLVVPGDFSLPASPFGCLDNSAAKHKLGLRHKACNRRKPVFRLEMKAEGDSVGDETLNTSITEASGEREQHKTSEAVSVDELKPKVDRDEEEEEEDEEEEEQPQHSRHSLVRDEEEGQDKSEAEQDVSPGPGSSSLLELCHPDPQALASSKPSSRASSLDSPRATPEPPAGLREYPLDPPSVAHEAEEKGYENDSALSGEEDEVLDSRGEEEEEEEEESSFLQEVLSSLKTPLASCLETEGVVLETEEEGKEQEREDVEIEGGEEVKDEEAEEDEPVGYQADSDHTTQEVVSTSSTASCQDGEEEEEELVVEHISEHGQEEEGENDEAEEEQHATLTGNTVDRAEEEERKDVEESEGEEEVIELETKEPEVEEEGLEKRDQGDEEVKDAKERVEEAEEAMEDERDDAEEMTGTFPEEKGAVSLPEEEEGVAVGDVMACTNDDETQLGGHPGFAVVRESQTASTESFGDEREDSVDIDHTEQISEQEEKGEANRPDADLTEQALQREGVETSHLDMKQGGGNQGEQAKPFSLFLPESHCEAPSLEGGASTPSKTSTIHINLLSPSSEKATPFFPQSPTAAHRREGETPCHAVAATQRRIAATEEEREEEEPADNVETVEVEKHWALDGEATPPASGEEDVKPPPRGSEQSRTRFTIAPAWQRSLSVGDVEESLIPPSSPSACVSHTPSAVAVPGGVEAEATKGPEGKAEPSSRAKVELVLSSGRVRTTGTGTASSSPSSIQTQTSAAAKTDESSVVVEGNPDNPFGVRLRKTSALHRFSSEEESPEPPIEPPAQPTSCRVDSPQPISVMPSISQPVSNKPALPKKPDGHGDSVGKNKRISDPAAGRGFSTGSDSPSWISVAKQKQKIYKENSLEEITIRKEEPERKRSLPMSVSSAGSREPSNGTAEFTGKVSPLEIKKPSASVEKEARRALSPPTPVPPQPPKSQSLPCPVPPKPQLPPAQANSPQRSVSPPAPIPVPQKSPSSTSPPPPPKTATSSKTPPPQSVTLTSPPFSSRTAAEKSGSRAPGLSSQTPASQRGQPPPASPQDEPPWMALAKKKAKAWSEMPQIVQ; from the exons gtcaaaggtcagcctGGGCAGCAAGGCCTTGTCCCACgactctgtctttgtctccgaCTTGTCGGAGGCCAACGAGGCTCTGGGGGCGTCTCAGGACAGCATTCACGGGAAAGTGAAATCGCTCCAG ctcCAGCTGAAGCAGGCCATCAGACTGGGCTCTCCTCCGTCCCTCATGTGTGTGAAGAAAACCGACGACGCTGGAACCGTGTCCGAGGACGACGGCCTGCCCTGCAGTCCACCTGAGTACACCACGCTGCACGCCGTCATG gctCAGAGGAACAGCTCCATTAGTCTGGAGGGAACAGGGTGTGACGACGACCAG TTGTCCTGCGCTGCCTCCAGCAGAGGAGTGAGCCCCCTGGTGGTCCCGGGGGACTTCAGTCTGCCGGCTAGTCCCTTCGGCTGTCTGGACAACTCTGCTGCCAAACACAAGCTGGGCCTGAGACACAAAGCCTGCAACAGGAGGAAACCTGTCTTT AGGCTGGAGATGAAGGCAGAGGGAGACTCCGTGGGGGACGAGACGCTGAACACCTCCATAACAGAAGCGTCGGGGGAGCGAGAACAACACAAGACATCAGAAG CTGTAAGTGTGGATGAGCTGAAACCAAAGGTGGATagggacgaagaagaagaagaagaagatgaggaggaggaggagcagccacAGCATTCCAGACACTCCCTGGtgagagatgaggaggagggacagGACAAGTCGGAAGCAGAACAGGATGTTTCTCCCGGGCCGGGCTCTTCCTCTCTTCTGGAGCTGTGTCACCCAGACCCCCAGGCCCTGGCCTCCTCCAAGCCCAGCTCCAGAGCCTCCTCTCTGGACAGTCCCAG AGCCACGCCGGAGCCCCCTGCTGGTCTCAGGGAGTATCCGCTGGACCCCCCCAGTGTTGCCCATGAAGCAGAAGAGAAGGGGTATGAAAATGACTCGGCACTGAGCGGAGAAGAAGATGAAGTCCTGGACAgcaggggggaggaggaggaggaggaggaggaggagagctcCTTCTTACAGGAAGTGCTGAGCTCCCTGAAGACTCCGCTGGCGTCCTGTCTGGAGACGGAGGGTGTTGTCCtggagacggaggaggaggggaaggaaCAGGAAAGAGAAGATGTGGAGatagagggaggagaggaggtaaAGGacgaggaggcagaggaggacgAGCCTGTCGGTTATCAGGCCGACTCAGATCACACCACACAGGAAGTGGTGAGCACTTCGAGCACTGCTTCCTGTCAAGatggtgaagaagaagaagaagaactagTGGTGGAACACATCAGTGAACATGGC CAAGAAGAGGAGGGCGAAAACGACGAGGCAGAGGAGGAACAACATGCTACGCTTACAGGAAACACTGTCGACCGggcagaggaggaagaaagaaaagacgtAGAAGAAagtgaaggagaggaggaggtgatAGAGCTAGAGACGAAGGAGCccgaggtggaggaggagggactGGAGAAGAGGGACCAGGGCGATGAAGAGGTGAAGGATGCAAAGGAGAGAGTGGAGGAGGCGGAGGAAGCGATGGAAGACGAGAGGGACGACGCAGAAGAGATGACGGGGACGTTTCCTGAAGAGAAAGGTGCCGTGTCGCTGccggaggaagaggagggtgtTGCGGTTGGAGACGTCATGGCGTGCACAAACGATGATGAAACACAACTGGGGGGTCATCCGGGGTTTGCTGTAGTGCGTGAAAGTCAAACAGCGTCCACTGAAAGCTTCGGAGACGAAAGGGAAGATAGCGTAGATATTGACCACACAGAACAGATATCAGAGCAAGAGGAAAAGGGTGAAGCAAACCGACCTGATGCAGATCTAACTGAACAAGCTCTGCAGCGGGAAGGTGTCGAAACATCCCATTTAGACATGAAGCAAGGGGGGGGGAATCAAGGTGAACAGGCTAAGCCTTTCTCGCTGTTTCTTCCTGAATCGCACTGCGAGGCTCCATCGCTGGAGGGTGGAGCCAGCACTCCCAGTAAGACCAGCACCATCCACATAAATCTGCTCTCTCCGAGCTCAGAGAAAGCCACGCCTTTCTTCCCCCAGTCCCCAACTGCCGCACACCGCCGCGAAGGTGAGACACCCTGTCATGCTGTAGCAGCCACACAGCGACGTATAGCagccacagaagaagaaagagaagaagaagaaccagCTGACAATGTGGAAACCGTAGAAGTGGAAAAACATTGGGCCCTGGATGGAGAAGCTACACCTCCCGCCTCTGGTGAGGAAGACGTTAAACCCCCACCCAGAGGTTCGGAGCAGAGCAGAACCCGCTTCACCATCGCCCCCGCCTGGCAGAGATCCCTCTCTGTCGGGGATGTAGAAGAGAGTTTgattcctccctcctccccgtCCGCCTGCGTCTCCCATACGCCGTCCGCCGTCGCTGTGCCCGGAGGGGTGGAGGCGGAAGCTACGAAGGGCCCTGAAGGGAAAGCGGAGCCATCGAGTCGAGCTAAGGTTGAACTGGTGTTGAGTTCTGGCAGAGTGAGGACCACAGGGACCGGCACTGCATCATCGTCTCCATCATCCATTCAAACTCAGACCTCAGCTGCTGCAAAAACAGACG AGAGCTCTGTCGTCGTGGAGGGAAACCCCGACAATCCATTTGGAGTTCGGCTGAGGAAGACGTCCGCTCTGCACCGCTTCAGCTCGGAGGAAGAAAGCCCAGAG CCTCCCATTGAGCCTCCAGCTCAGCCAACCAGCTGTAGAGTGGACTCCCCGCAGCCAATCAGTGTGATGCCCTCCATAAGTCAGCCAGTCAGCAACAAGCCTGCCCTCCCTAAGAAACCGGATGGACACGGAGACAGTGTAGGAAAAAACAAACGcatttcag ACCCAGCTGCAGGTCGTGGCTTTTCTACTGGATCGGATTCTCCGAGCTGGATCTCTGTGGCTAAGCAGAAACAGAAGATCTATAAAGAGAACTCACTAGAGGAAATAACTATCAGGAAG GAGGAACCAGAGAGGAAGAGGTCACTGCCGATGTCTGTCAGCTCAGCTGGAAGCAGGGAGCCCAGCAACGGAACAGCTGAGTTCACCGGAAAAg tgagTCCGTTGGAGATCAAAAAGCCTTCAGCGTCCGTAGAAAAGGAGGCCAGGAGGGCTCTCTCTCCTCCAACTCCGGTGCCACCTCAGCCTCCTAAATCCCAGTCGCTCCCCTGCCCTGTCCCCCCCAAACCCCAGCTTCCCCCCGCCCAAGCTAACTCACCACAGAGATCCGTGTCACCCCCTGCTCCCATTCCTGTTCCCCAAAAATCTCCCTCTAGCACAAGCCCGCCACCTCCTCCTAAAACTGCCACCTCGTCCAAGACACCCCCGCCCCAGAGCGTGACACTTACCTCCCCTCCGTTTTCATCGAGAACCGCAGCGGAAAAGTCTGGTTCAAGAGCGCCGGGCCTTTCCAGCCAGACCCCGGCCTCGCAGCGAGGCCAACCTCCCCCGGCTTCGCCCCAGGATGAGCCTCCCTGGATGGCCCTGGCCAAGAAGAAGGCCAAAGCCTGGAGCGAGATGCCCCAGATCGTCCAGTGA
- the zgc:66433 gene encoding cancer-related regulator of actin dynamics isoform X1, translated as MSWFQSLRDEFTLRPFEIEQTHSDSPAMASGAPDVTANQESAEVVEECSGKKKSKFQAFKKFFARKKRKEPPAAGADAGLKASQSSDNVSKASENNTLTRSEKDKGSGSKVSLGSKALSHDSVFVSDLSEANEALGASQDSIHGKVKSLQLQLKQAIRLGSPPSLMCVKKTDDAGTVSEDDGLPCSPPEYTTLHAVMAQRNSSISLEGTGCDDDQLSCAASSRGVSPLVVPGDFSLPASPFGCLDNSAAKHKLGLRHKACNRRKPVFRLEMKAEGDSVGDETLNTSITEASGEREQHKTSEAVSVDELKPKVDRDEEEEEEDEEEEEQPQHSRHSLVRDEEEGQDKSEAEQDVSPGPGSSSLLELCHPDPQALASSKPSSRASSLDSPRATPEPPAGLREYPLDPPSVAHEAEEKGYENDSALSGEEDEVLDSRGEEEEEEEEESSFLQEVLSSLKTPLASCLETEGVVLETEEEGKEQEREDVEIEGGEEVKDEEAEEDEPVGYQADSDHTTQEVVSTSSTASCQDGEEEEEELVVEHISEHGQEEEGENDEAEEEQHATLTGNTVDRAEEEERKDVEESEGEEEVIELETKEPEVEEEGLEKRDQGDEEVKDAKERVEEAEEAMEDERDDAEEMTGTFPEEKGAVSLPEEEEGVAVGDVMACTNDDETQLGGHPGFAVVRESQTASTESFGDEREDSVDIDHTEQISEQEEKGEANRPDADLTEQALQREGVETSHLDMKQGGGNQGEQAKPFSLFLPESHCEAPSLEGGASTPSKTSTIHINLLSPSSEKATPFFPQSPTAAHRREGETPCHAVAATQRRIAATEEEREEEEPADNVETVEVEKHWALDGEATPPASGEEDVKPPPRGSEQSRTRFTIAPAWQRSLSVGDVEESLIPPSSPSACVSHTPSAVAVPGGVEAEATKGPEGKAEPSSRAKVELVLSSGRVRTTGTGTASSSPSSIQTQTSAAAKTDESSVVVEGNPDNPFGVRLRKTSALHRFSSEEESPEPPIEPPAQPTSCRVDSPQPISVMPSISQPVSNKPALPKKPDGHGDSVGKNKRISDPAAGRGFSTGSDSPSWISVAKQKQKIYKENSLEEITIRKEEPERKRSLPMSVSSAGSREPSNGTAEFTGKVSPLEIKKPSASVEKEARRALSPPTPVPPQPPKSQSLPCPVPPKPQLPPAQANSPQRSVSPPAPIPVPQKSPSSTSPPPPPKTATSSKTPPPQSVTLTSPPFSSRTAAEKSGSRAPGLSSQTPASQRGQPPPASPQDEPPWMALAKKKAKAWSEMPQIVQ; from the exons gtcaaaggtcagcctGGGCAGCAAGGCCTTGTCCCACgactctgtctttgtctccgaCTTGTCGGAGGCCAACGAGGCTCTGGGGGCGTCTCAGGACAGCATTCACGGGAAAGTGAAATCGCTCCAG ctcCAGCTGAAGCAGGCCATCAGACTGGGCTCTCCTCCGTCCCTCATGTGTGTGAAGAAAACCGACGACGCTGGAACCGTGTCCGAGGACGACGGCCTGCCCTGCAGTCCACCTGAGTACACCACGCTGCACGCCGTCATG gctCAGAGGAACAGCTCCATTAGTCTGGAGGGAACAGGGTGTGACGACGACCAG TTGTCCTGCGCTGCCTCCAGCAGAGGAGTGAGCCCCCTGGTGGTCCCGGGGGACTTCAGTCTGCCGGCTAGTCCCTTCGGCTGTCTGGACAACTCTGCTGCCAAACACAAGCTGGGCCTGAGACACAAAGCCTGCAACAGGAGGAAACCTGTCTTT AGGCTGGAGATGAAGGCAGAGGGAGACTCCGTGGGGGACGAGACGCTGAACACCTCCATAACAGAAGCGTCGGGGGAGCGAGAACAACACAAGACATCAGAAG CTGTAAGTGTGGATGAGCTGAAACCAAAGGTGGATagggacgaagaagaagaagaagaagatgaggaggaggaggagcagccacAGCATTCCAGACACTCCCTGGtgagagatgaggaggagggacagGACAAGTCGGAAGCAGAACAGGATGTTTCTCCCGGGCCGGGCTCTTCCTCTCTTCTGGAGCTGTGTCACCCAGACCCCCAGGCCCTGGCCTCCTCCAAGCCCAGCTCCAGAGCCTCCTCTCTGGACAGTCCCAG AGCCACGCCGGAGCCCCCTGCTGGTCTCAGGGAGTATCCGCTGGACCCCCCCAGTGTTGCCCATGAAGCAGAAGAGAAGGGGTATGAAAATGACTCGGCACTGAGCGGAGAAGAAGATGAAGTCCTGGACAgcaggggggaggaggaggaggaggaggaggaggagagctcCTTCTTACAGGAAGTGCTGAGCTCCCTGAAGACTCCGCTGGCGTCCTGTCTGGAGACGGAGGGTGTTGTCCtggagacggaggaggaggggaaggaaCAGGAAAGAGAAGATGTGGAGatagagggaggagaggaggtaaAGGacgaggaggcagaggaggacgAGCCTGTCGGTTATCAGGCCGACTCAGATCACACCACACAGGAAGTGGTGAGCACTTCGAGCACTGCTTCCTGTCAAGatggtgaagaagaagaagaagaactagTGGTGGAACACATCAGTGAACATGGC CAAGAAGAGGAGGGCGAAAACGACGAGGCAGAGGAGGAACAACATGCTACGCTTACAGGAAACACTGTCGACCGggcagaggaggaagaaagaaaagacgtAGAAGAAagtgaaggagaggaggaggtgatAGAGCTAGAGACGAAGGAGCccgaggtggaggaggagggactGGAGAAGAGGGACCAGGGCGATGAAGAGGTGAAGGATGCAAAGGAGAGAGTGGAGGAGGCGGAGGAAGCGATGGAAGACGAGAGGGACGACGCAGAAGAGATGACGGGGACGTTTCCTGAAGAGAAAGGTGCCGTGTCGCTGccggaggaagaggagggtgtTGCGGTTGGAGACGTCATGGCGTGCACAAACGATGATGAAACACAACTGGGGGGTCATCCGGGGTTTGCTGTAGTGCGTGAAAGTCAAACAGCGTCCACTGAAAGCTTCGGAGACGAAAGGGAAGATAGCGTAGATATTGACCACACAGAACAGATATCAGAGCAAGAGGAAAAGGGTGAAGCAAACCGACCTGATGCAGATCTAACTGAACAAGCTCTGCAGCGGGAAGGTGTCGAAACATCCCATTTAGACATGAAGCAAGGGGGGGGGAATCAAGGTGAACAGGCTAAGCCTTTCTCGCTGTTTCTTCCTGAATCGCACTGCGAGGCTCCATCGCTGGAGGGTGGAGCCAGCACTCCCAGTAAGACCAGCACCATCCACATAAATCTGCTCTCTCCGAGCTCAGAGAAAGCCACGCCTTTCTTCCCCCAGTCCCCAACTGCCGCACACCGCCGCGAAGGTGAGACACCCTGTCATGCTGTAGCAGCCACACAGCGACGTATAGCagccacagaagaagaaagagaagaagaagaaccagCTGACAATGTGGAAACCGTAGAAGTGGAAAAACATTGGGCCCTGGATGGAGAAGCTACACCTCCCGCCTCTGGTGAGGAAGACGTTAAACCCCCACCCAGAGGTTCGGAGCAGAGCAGAACCCGCTTCACCATCGCCCCCGCCTGGCAGAGATCCCTCTCTGTCGGGGATGTAGAAGAGAGTTTgattcctccctcctccccgtCCGCCTGCGTCTCCCATACGCCGTCCGCCGTCGCTGTGCCCGGAGGGGTGGAGGCGGAAGCTACGAAGGGCCCTGAAGGGAAAGCGGAGCCATCGAGTCGAGCTAAGGTTGAACTGGTGTTGAGTTCTGGCAGAGTGAGGACCACAGGGACCGGCACTGCATCATCGTCTCCATCATCCATTCAAACTCAGACCTCAGCTGCTGCAAAAACAGACG AGAGCTCTGTCGTCGTGGAGGGAAACCCCGACAATCCATTTGGAGTTCGGCTGAGGAAGACGTCCGCTCTGCACCGCTTCAGCTCGGAGGAAGAAAGCCCAGAG CCTCCCATTGAGCCTCCAGCTCAGCCAACCAGCTGTAGAGTGGACTCCCCGCAGCCAATCAGTGTGATGCCCTCCATAAGTCAGCCAGTCAGCAACAAGCCTGCCCTCCCTAAGAAACCGGATGGACACGGAGACAGTGTAGGAAAAAACAAACGcatttcag ACCCAGCTGCAGGTCGTGGCTTTTCTACTGGATCGGATTCTCCGAGCTGGATCTCTGTGGCTAAGCAGAAACAGAAGATCTATAAAGAGAACTCACTAGAGGAAATAACTATCAGGAAG GAGGAACCAGAGAGGAAGAGGTCACTGCCGATGTCTGTCAGCTCAGCTGGAAGCAGGGAGCCCAGCAACGGAACAGCTGAGTTCACCGGAAAAg tgagTCCGTTGGAGATCAAAAAGCCTTCAGCGTCCGTAGAAAAGGAGGCCAGGAGGGCTCTCTCTCCTCCAACTCCGGTGCCACCTCAGCCTCCTAAATCCCAGTCGCTCCCCTGCCCTGTCCCCCCCAAACCCCAGCTTCCCCCCGCCCAAGCTAACTCACCACAGAGATCCGTGTCACCCCCTGCTCCCATTCCTGTTCCCCAAAAATCTCCCTCTAGCACAAGCCCGCCACCTCCTCCTAAAACTGCCACCTCGTCCAAGACACCCCCGCCCCAGAGCGTGACACTTACCTCCCCTCCGTTTTCATCGAGAACCGCAGCGGAAAAGTCTGGTTCAAGAGCGCCGGGCCTTTCCAGCCAGACCCCGGCCTCGCAGCGAGGCCAACCTCCCCCGGCTTCGCCCCAGGATGAGCCTCCCTGGATGGCCCTGGCCAAGAAGAAGGCCAAAGCCTGGAGCGAGATGCCCCAGATCGTCCAGTGA